In one Parambassis ranga chromosome 6, fParRan2.1, whole genome shotgun sequence genomic region, the following are encoded:
- the LOC114437825 gene encoding uncharacterized protein LOC114437825, which translates to MPDLEFQEEDDWWDDLDSEDTILFIPSDKEDEPEMEEDWWDDSRGAYSEVDNVDFSSSFSDLEFVDLTGQEPAAKRPRLDLPEDSSPSTPSTLSSPSDLDDDTTATVCCGLSFKLSGSTWRMNNPDPEQPYFTLSCCSIDRCCSVKDVCSSDKVSRRCRNRSTSGQHQTCAGMVVQWLALCVTGSLQQNSLVTSCCVSLGLLPCVALGAVKCHYMD; encoded by the exons ATGCC tgACCTGGAGTTCCAGGAAGAGGACGACTGGTGGGACGACCTGGATAGTGAGGACACCATCCTGTTCATCCCTTCTGATAAAGAGGACGAGCCTGAAATGGAGGAGGACTGGTGGGATGACTCCAGGGGCGCATATTCAGAGGTTGATAATGTGgatttttcttcatcttttagTGACCTGGAGTTCGTTGACCT gacaggacaggagcCAGCCGCCAAGCGACCGAGGTTGGATCTTCCTGAGGACTCCTCGCCCTCTACACCCTCCACGCTGTCCTCGCCCtcagacctggatgatgacacCACCGCGACTGTTTGCTGTGGTCTTTCATTCAAG ttGTCTGGTTCAACATGGAGGATGAACAACCCTGATCCTGAGCAGCCCTACTTTACACTCAGCTGCT gctcCATTGACAGATGCTGTTCAGTGAAAGACGTGTGTTCCTCGGACAAAGTCAGCAGAAGATGCAGAAACAGGAGCACATCTGGACAGCATCAAACTTGTGCtggcatggtggtgcagtggttagcactgtgcgTCACAGGAAG CCTTCAGCAGAACAGTCTAGTGACTTCCTGCTGTGTCTCACTGGGGCTTCTTCCATGTGTGGCTCTGGGAGCTGTGAAGTGCCACTATATGGA ttGA
- the tsg101a gene encoding tumor susceptibility 101a, whose protein sequence is MAVVNESGLKKMLKQYKYRDLTVREIINVISQYKDLKPVMDAYVFNDGSTRDLMSLTGTVPVSYRGNVYNIPVCLWLLDTYPYNPPICFVKPTSAMMIKTGKHIDANGKIYLPYLHEWKHPQSDLYGLIQVMIVVFGEEPPVFSRPTTQAPYQAFQAAGPPNSSYMPGMPAVSPYGPNPNSGGYPGYQYPGGNSYPATAGPTHYPTQTPVSTVGPGRDATIGEDTIRASLISAVSDKLRWRMKEEMDRAQAELDALKRTEEDLKKGHQKLEEMVSRLDQEVAEVDRNIELLKRKDEELSEALEKMENQSENNDIDDVIVPTAPLYKQILNLYAEENAIEDTIFYLGEALRRGVIDLEVFLKHVRLLSRKQFQLRALMQKARKTAGLSDLY, encoded by the exons ATGGCAGTCGTCAACGAAAGTGGCCTAAAGAAAATGCTGAAG CAATATAAATACAGAGATCTGACTGTACGTGAGATAATTAACGTCATCTCCCAGTACAAGGACTTGAAGCCAGTTATGGATGCTTATG tgtttaatGATGGCTCCACGAGAGACCTGATGAGCCTGACAGGGACTGTCCCTGTGAGCTACAGAG GCAATGTCTACAACATCCCAGTCTGTCTATGGCTGCTGGACACCTATCCCTACAACCCTCCCATATGTTTTGTCAAACCAACAAGTGCCATGATGATTAAAACTGGCAAGCACATCGATGCCAATGGCAAGATCTACCTTCCTTATCTACATGAGTGGAAGCAT CCCCAGTCAGACCTGTATGGTCTGATTCAAGTGATGATTGTGGTATTTGGAGAAGAGCCCCCTGTCTTTTCTCGCCCCACTACACAAGCCCCCTATCAAGCTTTTCAAGCTGCTGGACCCCCAAATT CTTCCTACATGCCTGGCATGCCAGCAGTCTCACCCTATGGTCCAAATCCTAACTCTGG AGGCTACCCAGGTTACCAGTACCCAGGGGGAAACTCTTACCCAGCCACTGCTGGGCCCACACACTACCCCACCCAGACTCCTGTCTCCACAGTGG GCCCAGGCAGAGATGCCACAATTGGTGAGGACACCATCCGTGCATCTCTGATTTCTGCTGTCAGTGACAAGCTTCGctggaggatgaaggaggagatggACAGAGCTCAGGCAGAGTTGGATGCTTTGAAAAGAACAGAGGAGGACCTGAAGAAGGGACATCAAAAACTGGAGGAGATGGTTTCCAGACTGGACCAGGAAGTG GCTGAGGTTGACAGAAACATCGAGCTGCTGAAGAGAAAGGATGAGGAGCTGAGTGAAGCCTTGGAGAAAATGGAGAACCAGTCAGAAAACAATGATATTGATGACGTCATTGTGCCCACAGCTCCACTGTACAAACAGATCCTGAACCTGTATGCTGAAGAGAATGCAATTGAGGACACAATCTTCTACTTGGGAGAAGCCCTCCGCAGGGGCGTCATAGACTTGGAAGTTTTCCTCAAG CATGTACGACTTCTGTCTAGAAAGCAGTTCCAGCTCCGCGCTCTCATGCAGAAAGCCCGTAAGACTGCTGGACTTAGTGACCTCTACTGA
- the ldha gene encoding L-lactate dehydrogenase A chain codes for MSTKEKLIGHVMKEEPVGSRCKVTVVGVGMVGMASAISVLLKDLCDELALVDVMEDKLKGEAMDLQHGSLFLKTHKIVADKDYSVTANSKVVVVTAGARQQEGESRLNLVQRNVNIFKFIIPNIVKYSPNCILLVVSNPVDILTYVAWKLSGFPRHRVIGSGTNLDSARFRHIMGEKLHLHPSSCHGWIIGEHGDSSVPVWSGVNVAGVSLQGLNPQMGAEGDSENWKAVHKMVVDGAYEVIKLKGYTSWAIGMSVADLVESIMKNLHKVHPVSTLVQGMHGVKDEVFLSIPCVLGNSGLTDVIHMTLKPDEEKQLVNSAETLWGVQKELTL; via the exons ATGTCCACCAAGGAGAAGCTCATCGGCCACGTGATGAAGGAGGAGCCTGTTGGCAGCAGGTGCAAGGTGACGGTGGTCGGTGTGGGCATGGTGGGCATGGCCTCCGCCATCAGTGTACTGCTCAAG GACTTGTGTGATGAGCTGGCCCTGGTTGATGTGATGGAGGACAAGCTGAAGGGCGAGGCCATGGACCTGCAGCACGGATCACTTTTCCTCAAGACGCACAAGATTGTGGCTGACAAAG ACTACAGTGTGACAGCCAACTCCAAGGTGGTAGTTGTGACTGCTGGTGCCCGTCAGCAGGAGGGCGAGAGCCGTCTGAACCTGGTGCAGCGCAACGTGAACATCTTTAAGTTTATCATCCCCAACATCGTCAAGTACAGCCCCAACTGCATCCTGTTGGTGGTTTCTAACCCAG TGGACATCCTGACTTACGtggcctggaagctgagtggCTTCCCTCGTCACCGTGTGATTGGCTCAGGCACTAACCTGGACTCTGCCCGTTTCCGCCACATCATGGGCGAaaagctccacctccacccttcCAGCTGCCACGGCTGGATCATCGGAGAGCATGGAGACTCCAGTG TGCCTGTTTGGAGTGGTGTGAATGTTGCTGGAGTTTCTCTTCAGGGCCTCAACCCACAGATGGGAGCTGAGGGCGACAGTGAGAACTGGAAGGCGGTGCATAAGATGGTGGTTGATGG AGCCTATGAGGTTATCAAGCTGAAGGGCTACACTTCCTGGGCCATTGGTATGTCTGTGGCTGACCTAGTGGAAAGCATCATGAAGAACCTACACAAAGTGCACCCTGTGTCCACACTCGTCCAG GGCATGCATGGTGTGAAGGATGAGGTATTCCTGAGCATCCCATGTGTTCTGGGCAACAGCGGCCTGACAGATGTTATTCACATGACACTGAAGCCTGATGAGGAGAAGCAGCTGGTGAATAGTGCTGAGACCCTGTGGGGCGTACAGAAGGAGCTCACCCTGTAA